From the Streptococcus sp. 29887 genome, one window contains:
- a CDS encoding LacI family DNA-binding transcriptional regulator — MEEQKSITMKDVARVAGVSVGTVSRVINNEPGIKESTLEKVNAAIKELNYIPDVYARGMKKNKTETIALIIPTVWHPFFGEFAYHVEVELSKKNYKLLLCNISGPKRELDYLTMLQQNKVDGIIAITYSPIDDYLSSNIPFVSIDRTYENKAIPCVSSDNQAGAELAADILIAKGGSHFAFIGGHNKTINETKKRRIYFEKRIVEAGFPCQVLDLEEPYDDFVGTVEKFLIANPQIDAIFTINDFVALDTLSILEKLGKRVPEDVQVIGYDGIQLASERSLELSTIRQPLEAMAQEAVACLVDIIEKRERPLQVTLPISYLEGKTTKN; from the coding sequence ATGGAAGAGCAAAAATCAATCACCATGAAAGACGTTGCGCGGGTTGCTGGTGTAAGCGTTGGAACTGTATCAAGAGTTATCAACAATGAGCCAGGTATTAAGGAAAGTACGCTTGAAAAAGTCAATGCAGCCATTAAGGAATTAAATTACATCCCAGATGTTTACGCCCGTGGCATGAAGAAGAACAAGACCGAAACCATTGCCTTGATTATTCCGACAGTTTGGCATCCTTTTTTTGGAGAATTTGCCTATCATGTTGAAGTTGAACTGAGTAAGAAAAATTACAAGTTGCTCCTTTGCAATATTTCTGGTCCAAAAAGGGAACTGGATTATCTGACTATGCTGCAACAAAATAAGGTGGACGGCATTATCGCCATCACCTACAGTCCCATTGATGATTACCTATCGTCCAATATTCCTTTTGTGAGTATCGACCGCACCTATGAAAATAAGGCTATTCCCTGTGTCAGTTCGGACAACCAAGCAGGAGCAGAGCTAGCGGCGGACATCTTGATTGCAAAAGGTGGTAGCCATTTTGCCTTTATTGGTGGGCACAATAAAACCATCAACGAAACCAAGAAGCGCAGAATCTATTTTGAAAAACGAATAGTAGAAGCTGGTTTTCCTTGTCAAGTCTTGGATTTGGAAGAACCCTATGATGATTTTGTTGGAACAGTAGAGAAATTTTTGATTGCCAACCCGCAAATTGATGCCATTTTTACCATCAATGATTTTGTGGCTCTCGACACCCTCTCTATTTTGGAAAAATTGGGTAAACGGGTTCCAGAAGATGTGCAGGTCATTGGCTATGACGGTATTCAGTTAGCAAGTGAACGCTCTCTAGAACTTTCCACCATCCGTCAACCTTTAGAGGCTATGGCCCAAGAAGCAGTGGCTTGTTTAGTCGACATTATTGAGAAAAGGGAGCGTCCTCTCCAAGTCACATTACCAATTTCTTATCTAGAAGGAAAAACGACAAAAAATTGA
- a CDS encoding DNA translocase FtsK, translated as MAKTSKKGKATRRPTKAEQAQQDKVKNVTLRVAGILFVLFAAIRLGAFGVTSYNLLRLLFGSVTYLVLVGALIFLFAPARIRSRKGTISGFCFLLIGLLIEFQAYLDLGYKGSDLFNQTFKLIVRDLSKFQVTNFAGGGLLGSVFYWPVSVLFSNAGAFFIGFLVLAFGIFKLGPWSVYDVADGLSLAKDKLAEGQAKRAELREIKRAEREEKRQLELARLVEERLQLEETENTQTIELDDRRIDLETGEILEEQTFQVPIISGYDHQVEDEFPVMLVEDEEEISPQSQPIAEDDGQDIQIDFKPKKNLVYKLPSIDLFAPVKSKGQGNEKKIVRQNIKVLEDTFASFGIKVVVERAEIGPSVTRYELKPAVGVRVNRISNLADDLALALAAKDVRIEAPIPGKSLVGIEVPNSEVAMVPFRELWEQSKTDASKLLEIPLGKAVNGTVRSFDLTKMPHLLVAGSTGSGKSVAVNGIISSILMKAGPDQVKFMMIDPKMVELSVYNDIPHLLIPVVTNPRKAARALQKVVDEMEKRYELFSHIGVRNLEGYNAKVEEFNSRSEEKQIPLPLIVVIVDELADLMMVASKEVEDAIIRLGQKARAAGIHMILATQRPSVDVISGLIKANVPSRVAFAVASGTDSRTILGENGAEKLLGRGDMLFHPIGESAPVRLQGSFISDDDVERIVNFVKEQAEAEYDETFDPGEVAEGDGEAGFGDEGGDPLFNEARALVVETQKASASMIQRRLSVGFNRATRLMEELEAAGVIGPAEGTKPRKVLETQ; from the coding sequence ATGGCAAAAACTAGTAAAAAAGGAAAGGCGACCCGCAGGCCGACCAAGGCAGAACAGGCCCAGCAAGATAAGGTAAAAAATGTCACATTACGAGTGGCTGGTATACTTTTTGTCCTCTTCGCTGCTATTCGCTTGGGAGCATTTGGGGTAACGAGTTATAATTTACTGCGCTTACTGTTTGGAAGTGTGACCTACCTAGTTTTGGTAGGTGCCCTTATTTTCCTCTTTGCGCCGGCACGTATTCGCAGTCGCAAAGGGACTATATCGGGGTTCTGTTTTCTTCTTATCGGACTTCTAATCGAATTTCAGGCTTATTTGGATCTAGGTTATAAAGGAAGTGACTTATTCAACCAGACCTTCAAACTTATCGTGAGGGATTTATCAAAGTTTCAGGTGACCAACTTTGCTGGAGGTGGCTTACTGGGCAGTGTCTTTTATTGGCCGGTGTCCGTCCTCTTTTCCAATGCCGGTGCCTTCTTCATCGGTTTCTTGGTCTTGGCCTTTGGGATTTTTAAGTTAGGTCCATGGTCTGTCTATGATGTGGCGGATGGCTTGTCACTGGCTAAGGATAAGTTGGCTGAGGGGCAGGCAAAAAGGGCAGAGCTTCGTGAGATTAAGCGGGCTGAACGAGAAGAAAAACGTCAGCTAGAATTGGCTCGTCTTGTGGAAGAACGACTTCAATTAGAGGAAACGGAAAACACTCAGACCATTGAGTTAGATGATAGACGGATTGACTTGGAAACTGGTGAAATCCTGGAAGAACAAACTTTCCAAGTTCCTATTATCTCTGGCTATGACCATCAGGTAGAAGATGAATTTCCGGTTATGCTGGTGGAGGATGAGGAGGAAATTTCCCCTCAGAGCCAGCCTATTGCTGAAGATGATGGTCAAGATATTCAGATTGATTTCAAACCCAAGAAGAATTTGGTTTACAAACTGCCGTCCATTGACCTATTTGCACCTGTCAAGTCTAAAGGACAAGGGAATGAGAAAAAGATTGTTCGGCAAAATATCAAGGTTTTGGAAGATACTTTTGCGAGCTTTGGTATAAAGGTAGTGGTTGAGCGTGCGGAGATCGGTCCATCCGTAACCCGTTATGAATTAAAACCGGCTGTCGGTGTGCGGGTCAATCGGATTTCCAATCTGGCAGATGATTTGGCTTTGGCACTGGCTGCTAAGGATGTCCGGATTGAAGCACCCATTCCTGGTAAATCCTTGGTTGGTATCGAAGTGCCAAACTCAGAAGTGGCCATGGTTCCTTTCCGAGAACTTTGGGAACAATCCAAGACAGATGCTAGCAAGCTCTTAGAAATTCCACTTGGTAAGGCAGTCAATGGCACAGTCCGTTCTTTTGATTTGACCAAAATGCCCCATCTCTTGGTTGCTGGTTCAACTGGTTCAGGGAAATCCGTTGCAGTTAATGGTATTATCTCTTCTATTTTGATGAAGGCAGGACCTGACCAAGTCAAATTCATGATGATTGACCCTAAAATGGTTGAATTGTCCGTCTATAATGACATCCCTCATTTGCTCATTCCAGTAGTGACCAATCCGCGCAAGGCAGCTCGGGCCTTGCAAAAAGTTGTGGACGAAATGGAAAAACGCTACGAACTATTTAGTCATATCGGTGTGCGTAATTTGGAAGGTTACAATGCCAAGGTAGAAGAGTTTAACAGTCGTTCAGAAGAAAAACAAATTCCACTTCCCCTCATTGTCGTCATTGTCGATGAGTTGGCAGACTTGATGATGGTAGCCAGCAAGGAAGTGGAAGATGCCATTATTCGTTTGGGGCAAAAGGCGCGTGCAGCAGGTATTCACATGATTTTGGCCACCCAACGTCCGTCTGTTGATGTTATTTCTGGTTTAATTAAGGCTAATGTTCCATCTCGAGTTGCCTTTGCGGTGGCATCTGGCACCGATTCACGGACCATTTTGGGAGAAAATGGAGCGGAGAAATTGCTAGGTCGTGGAGATATGCTCTTCCATCCTATTGGAGAGTCTGCACCCGTTCGATTACAAGGTTCCTTTATTTCCGATGACGACGTTGAGCGAATTGTCAACTTTGTCAAGGAACAAGCAGAAGCAGAATATGACGAAACCTTTGATCCTGGTGA
- a CDS encoding DUF2500 domain-containing protein encodes MLFFYALATLILGTVCFQIFKNTTEWLRNNQSPRERCTAKLVAKRTHVFGNEMARTNYYVTFEWEGKRQEFRVRSDEFALLAEGDRGTLHFQGTRFLGFNRS; translated from the coding sequence ATGTTGTTTTTCTACGCTCTTGCGACACTCATACTAGGAACCGTTTGTTTTCAGATATTCAAAAATACGACGGAGTGGCTTCGTAATAATCAGTCACCAAGAGAAAGGTGTACTGCCAAGCTTGTTGCCAAACGGACCCATGTCTTTGGTAATGAAATGGCACGGACCAATTATTATGTGACTTTCGAATGGGAAGGCAAACGGCAAGAGTTTCGTGTTCGCTCGGATGAATTTGCCCTCTTGGCTGAGGGCGACAGGGGAACCCTACATTTTCAGGGGACCCGATTCCTAGGCTTTAATCGGAGCTAG